CCACGATGACGGTCTACGTCGACCTGAATCGCGCCCACTTGTTCGAGCCCGGAGAGACCGGGATGAATCTGAAGATGGCAAACCAATCCGCCCATCGTGAATCCCATGCTGTTGCGTAAGTCAACAGCATCGATGGCGCGTGCCACGGCCCTCCACCGGTAGCCCCAGCTACCTCAGGCGGACCGTTCAGGTCCGTCCGCATCTTTCCCGCCCCGAGCAGTGGGCCGCCCGATCGGAAACGATCAGGCGGCTTGATTGCGTGCCGTTTCGCGATCGACAACCAAACATCCAAATACACAACACGAAACACAACCCACCATGAACGCCGAACTCCTCCGCCACGTCGACGGCATCGCCCGCGACAAGGGCATCGACAAAGAAGCCATCTACACCGACATCGAGCAGGCCATCGCGTCCGGCCTGCGCAAGCACTTCGATGTCGATGACGTCGCGGAGTTCAGCGTCCAGCTCGACCGCCTCGACGGCAAGATCACCGCCCAGCGCCAGGGTGAGCCGATTCCGCTGGAAACCATGGGCCGTATCGGTGCCCAGACCGTCAAGCAGGTCATGATCCAGCTCATCCGCCAGGACGAGCGTGGCAGCATCTACGACGAGTACAAGGACCGCGTCGGCACCATCCTCACCGGCGCCGTCGCCCGGTTCGAGGGCTCCACCATGATCGTCAGCCTCGGCCGCACCGAGGGCATCATGCCCCGCTCCGAGCAGATCCCCGGCGAGTACCACAACGACGGCGACCGCATCCAGGCCTTGGTGACCGAGGTCCGCGACACACCATCGGCCGTCAAGATCATCCTTTCGCGCTCCCACCCGGAGATGATCCGCAAGCTCTTCGAGCGTGAGGTTCCCGAGGTCGGCGAACGCACCATCGAGATCAAGGCCCTGGCCCGCGAGGCCGGCCACCGCACCAAGATCGCCGTCACCTCCATCGACTCCAAGGTCGACGCCGTCGGCGCCTGCGTCGGTGTCCGCGGCTCACGCATCCGCAACATCGTCGACGAACTCGGCGGCGAGAAGATCGACATCGTCCGCTGGAACGAGTCGTCGCAGGTGCTCATCAGCAACGCCCTTAAGCCTGCCGAAGTCGCGGAAGTGGCCCTCTGTTTCGAGCTTTCCCGCGCAACTGTCGTTGTAAACGAGGACCAGCTTTCACTGGCCATCGGCAAGCGCGGCCAGAACGTCCGCCTCGCCGCCCGCCTCACCGGTTGGGACATCGACATCATTACCCCTGCCGAATACGAGGACAACGTCGCCCGGCTGGAGCGCATCCTTCGCACCGTCCCCGAGGTTACCCAGGACCACGTTGACAAGGTCATCGCACTGGGCCTGATCGACGTCCGCGATGTCGAGGAAGTCGGCGAAGGCCCGCTGATGGATGAGGTCGAAGTTGACGAGGATTTGGCCGAGCGGATGGTCGACGTGTGTGTCGAGGAGGCCAAGATCGTTGCCAAGGAGCAGGCCGCGAAGAAGGCCGCCGAGGAAGCCCAGCGGAGCATGGCTCAGAGCGTGCTGCTGGCCGACCCGGTCACCGCCGACGAGGCAGGCTCCGAAGGTGCCGCGCCCGAATCGACGGACGAGCCGGCTGCGGAAGAACCCGATCCGACCGGCGACGACGCCCCGATGGCCGGGCCCATGGAGCACGTCGAGGGCGCCGCGCCCGAGATCGTTACTCACGACGAAACCAGCTTCGGCACCGACCGCGACGACCTCTCCCCCGAGGAGCAGGCCATCCATGCCGAGCACGTCAACAACGACAACGACATCGACCCGTCCGACGACCGGGTCAACAACGGCGGTGACAAGGAGTTCGCCGACGAACAGAGCGAAGAGGCGGCCTTGGCCGAGGGTCGGGTCGAACCCCCGCCGGCCCAGAACTAAGCCGCCAGCGCATCGAACCACGGTCGAAATGACCCCTAGAATCGCCGGGCAGAGCGATTGATTTTGGAAGTATCCGCCAGGGTCGGCGACGTTTCGGCAAGTGCCGATCGACCGACCCGGGCAACAACCCCGCACCCGATGTGAATGTCATCGGCTGCCACGAACGCCGGAAGCACCGGAGACGAATTTTGGCCAAAGCTAAGGGCAAACGCATCAGCGACCTTGCAAAAGAACTCGACATCCCGAGCAAAGCCATCACGGCCAAGCTCAAGGACGAGGGTTTGAGCAACACCACCGGCAAGGCGTACACCGCCTCCGCCACCGTGCCGATCGGTTTGGAAATGACCATCCGCGATTGGTACAAGGATCCTGCTGCGCTGGCCGAGGCCCAGAAGTCGGCCGGTACCAAGAAGAAGGCCGCGCCGAAGAAAAAAGCCGCCCCCAAGAAGGTCGAAGCCAAGGCCCCGGCTGAAGACGAAACCGTCACCACCGAAGCCGAAGTGAAGCAGGCCTCGCCCGCCGTGAAGGTTGCCGCCGAGGGCGGGTCTGACGAAGTCGCAGCGGCCGATGACGGCAACGTCGCGGTGATGGACCCGCCGGCCGACGCGCCTGTCGAGTCGTTCGACACACGCGAAGAAACCGACGGCGAAAAGCCCGGCGAGCCAGAGGTTCCGGCCGTCGCCGCCGAAGCACCCCAGGCCGATACGCCTGCCGGAGAAGCACCAGCCGAAGAAACGCCTGCCGCTGCCGCCGAGGCCCCGGCGCCGCGTAACACCGATGAGCCGGTCGTTCAGCCGAAGATTTCCCTCGCCAGCGCCGCCGACAGCCAAGGCCCCAACGTTCGTCCAACGATCACTCTGGAAAACCGCGAAGCACCGACGCCCGCTCCGCAGTTGACCAAGCTCAAGCCCGCTGAGATTCAAGGTCCCAAGGTCGTTCGGGAAGAAGCGCCTGAACCCGATGCCGGCCCCCGGCGTCGACCGGCCCAGCGGCCCGGTGGTGGCCCCAGCGCCGGCCCCGGCGGAACCCGATTCGGTCCCAACGCCAAGACCGGCGGCGGGGTCAAGTCCCGTGTCGGTGCCGAGGAAGAAGAGAAGAAAAAAGCAGCCGGCCGATCGCTTTCCACCCGCCGCCGTGGCGACCGTCGCGGCGAGGCGATGGAGAAGCTCCGCGAGTTCACGATGGCCGACCAGATCGCCCGACGCGATGCGTTGGCCTCCGCCGCAGCGTCCCGCGCCGGGTTCGGCCGATCCGTCGGCAAGGCCGCCCGCCGTGGCACTTCCATCCGCCACGAGCACGACGGCCCGGTCACCATCCACGAGCCGATCACCGTCAAGTCGCTCTCCTCCGCGACCGGTCTCAAGGGCAATCAGATTCTGCGGGCCCTGATGAAGAACGACATCATGACCACGATCAACGCCGGCCTCGAAACCGAGGTCGCGGAGATGGTGGCCATGGAGTTCGGCCTCGAACTCGATGTCATCCCGGCACCGACGGCCGAGGAAAAGCTCGCCGCCGACTTCGAGAAGCTTGAGCTCAAGAATCTTCAGCCTTGCCCGCCGGTTGTGACCATCCTCGGCCACGTCGACCACGGCAAAACCTCGCTGCTCGACAAGATCCGCAACGCCAACGTCGTCGCCGGCGAGTCCGGCGGCATCACCCAGCACACCGGGGCGTTCACCGTCTTCGTTGACCGCGAAGGCAAAAAGAAAGAGGTCACCTTCATCGACACGCCCGGCCACCAGGCGTTCACCGCGATGCGTGCCCGTGGTGCCGACATGACCGACATCGTCGTGTTGGTGGTCGATGCCGCCCAGGGCGTGCAGCCGCAGACGATCGAGTCGATCAACCACGCCAAGGCGGCCGACAAGCCGATCGTGGTCGCGATGAACAAGATCGACCTGCCCGACGCGAACCCGGACATGGTCCTGGGTCAGCTCGCGAGCTACGGGCTGAACCCGGCCGAGTGGGGCGGCGACACCGAGATCGTCCGCACCTCCGCCGAGACCGGCGAAGGCATCGAACAGCTCTTGGAGATCCTCGACCTGCAGGCCGAGCTCATGGAACTGACCGCCGATCCGACGGTGCCGGTGCTCGGTGTCGTCGTCGAGGCGGAAGTTCGTGCCGGGCTCGGCCCGACCGCGACGGTGCTGGTCCAGCAGGGCACCCTGAAGTTCGGCACCCCGATTATCGCCGGCCGCGCCTTCGGCAAGATCCGCACCCTCCGTGACTCCAACAACAAGAACGTCAAGGCGGCAGGTCCGTCGATGCCGGTGCTCATCGCCGGCCTCAACGAGACGCCCAACGCTGGCGACAAGGTCTTTGGCGTCGAGTCGGTCAAGCGGGCCGAGGAAATCGCCGCTGAGCGCGAGCAGGAGAACCGCGAGAAGGAACTGGGAGGTCGCAACGCCGTCACGCTCTCCAACATCCTTGGCCGCATGGAGGACAAGGAGATCGCGACGATCAACCTCATCCTCAAGGCCGACGTCCAAGGCTCCATCGAAACCCTGGTCGATTCGATCAAGAACATGGGCACCGACGAGGTGAAGGTGCGCATCCTCCACTCCGCCGTCGGTGCGATCACCGAGTCGGACATCGAACTGGCCAACGCCTCCGAGGGCATCGTCATCGGTTTCCACGTCGGCATCGACGAGAAAGCCCGCAACCTTTCCGACCAGCGCGGCGTCGAGGTTCGCGCTTACAAGGTCATCTATGAGATCTTCGACGACCTCAAGGCGGCCATGTCCGGCCTGCTCGAGCCGGAGATCAACGAGGTCTACCAGGGCACCGTTGAGATCCGCGAGGTGTTCAAGATCAGCCGACTCGGCAACATCGCCGGCTGCTTCGTCACCGACGGCGTTATCCGCCGCAACGACATGTTCCGCCTCATCCGCGACGGCGCACCGGTGGTCGAGAACCTTCGCCTCGAATCGCTCAAGCGTGTCAAGGACGACGCACGCGAGGTCAAGCAGGGCCTGGAGTGTGGTATCAAGATCAAGAACTACGACGACATCAAGATCGGCGACAAACTCGAAGGCTACATCAAGGAAGAGGTGGCCCGGACGATCGAGTGACACAGAAGTTGCTAGCTGCTAGAGCCTATAGCTTAGTTCGGAAATCTAACAGCTAGGCTCTAGTGGCTAGCAACTACGCAATGACCCTCGCACTTCTGACTCTCTCCTTCTCCATCGACCACGCCTACTCGCTCAAGGATAAACGCTCGGCCATGAAGGGGTTCAAGGAAAAGCTCAAGCACCGCTTCAATGTGTCGGTCGCCGAAACCGACTTCCACGATGTGTGGAATCGAGCCGAGTTGAGCGTCGCGATGGTCGGCACCGACCACGGTTACGTTGAGGGTGCCCTGCAGAAAGTGATCGACTTCGCCAGCAATCACCCCGACGCCCAACTCGACGACCACCGCACCGAATACTTCTGACCCGTGAACAATCGCCGTCCCGAAAAACTCGCCAGCTACATCCGCGAAGAAGTCGCGGGCATGATCCAGCGCGGTCTTGACGATCCGCGCTTGGAAGGTGTGCTCGTGAGCGTGACCCGTGCCAAGGTGTCGCCGGATCTGGCGTACGCGGATGTGTACGTCTCGCTGCTGGGTGCCGACACGCGTCACACCGCGGCGATCGAAGCGCTCAAAGCCGCGGCTGGCAAGTTCCGCGGCGAACTCGGCCGTGGCATGCGGACCCGCTCGGTGCCAGTGCTGCGTTTCCAGATCGACGAACAATTGAAGAAGGAGATGCAGGTCCTCGACCTGCTCCGCCAAGCCGAACGTGAACGCGAGGAGCGCGACCAGACTGAATCGAGTTCCACCGCCAGGGAAACCACCACCGACTAGCGCATTGATGAAGAACGCGACCCAACATGCCACCGCGCTCAAGGCGCTGCAGAAGAAGCTGGTCAAGGCGCACAAGAGCACGCTGCCCAAGCCCGGCGAGAAGCCGGCGCTGATGAAGCCGCTCGCGGCGCTGGTCTGGGCCGCCTACCTCGCCGACGCGCCCGAGGCCAAGGCTGAAAAAGCGCTCGAACAGATCCACGAGCACTTCGTCGATTATAACGACATGCGTGTTGCCACCGAGTTGGAAATGATCGAGCTCCTCGGCAGCCGATACCCCAAGCTCGAAGAACGTCTGGCCCGGCTTCATGACACGCTCAACATGATCTTTGAGCGTGAATCTGGCCTGAATCTCGACCGCTTCGAGGCGCTCAAGGTCAAGGAAAAGCGTGAGCTGCTGCGTGACCTGCCGGGCATGACGCCATTCGTCGAGGGGTACGTGATGCTGTACTCGGCCGACGCTGCTGCTTTTCCGATCGACGAAGCGATGCACGGGCTGCTTCTTGCGACCGGTGCGATTGAGGAAGACGCCGACGCGTGGGATGCCCAGAAGTTTGTCGAGCAGCAACTCAAGGCCGACGAACTGCATCTGTTCTTCACTGCGCTTCGAGCCGAGAGTCAGGCCAATCCCGCCAAGAAGAAGCCCGCACGCCGCAAGACCGCTTGATCCGACATGTCCTCGCCGCTCCCTGACAACGTACTCCGCCTGGGTCTGCCGTCCGGCTCCATGCAGTCGTCGACGTTCGAACTGTTCAACAAGGCCGGCTACCACATCTCCGCCCGCGATCGCTCGGTCTTTCCCGGCATCAACGACGAGCAAATCAAGTGCATCCTGTTCCGCGCCCAGGAGATGTCTCGCTACGTCGTCGATGACATCGTCGACTGCGGCCTCACCGGCTACGACTGGATCGTCGAGAACGGCAATGCTGACGACGTCGAGGAAATCTGCGAACTGACCTACTCCCGCGCCAGCAGCCGCCCGGCCAAGTGGGTCCTTTGCGTTCCCGATGAGTCGCCGATCAAGAAGCCCGAAGACCTCGCCGGCAAGCTCATCGCCACCGAGCTGGTCAACACGACCAAACGCTACTTCGAGCAGAAGAACATCCCCGTCCGCGTGGAGTTCAGCTGGGGTACCACCGAGATCAAGGCCCGCATTGTTGACGGCATCGTGGACCTCACCGAGACCGGTGGCAGTCTGCGGGCCAACAACCTGCGCATCCTCGACACGCTGCTGGAGTCGACGATCCGTTTCGTCGCGAGCCGCAAGGCGTTGGGCGTGCCGTGGAAGCGCGAGAAAATCGAAAACATCGCGATGCTCCTCGAAGGTGCGATCCGCGCCCGCAGTAAGAGCGGTCTCAAGCTCAACTGCACCGCCGACAACAAGGACAAGATCCTTGGCTACCTCCCCGCACTCAAGAGCCCAACGATCAACGAAACCGTCGACGGCGGCTTCGCCATCGAAATCATCATCGACGAAAACCTCGAACGCGACCTCATCCCGCGCCTCAAGCGTGACGGCGCGACCGAGATTTTCTCCTACCCGCTGAACAAGATCATTCCCTGACCGTTTCGGAGCGCAGCGAACATGGCCGGACACAGCCACTGGGCGAACATCAAGCACAAGAAGGCTCGCGTCGATGCCAAGCGGGCCAAGGTCTGGGGCAAGATCGCCAAGAAGATCATGGTCGCCGCCAAGGGCGGCTCCGACCCGACCGACAACCTCGCCTTACGCTACGTCATCGACGAGGCCAAGGCAGCCAACATGCCCAAGGGCACGATCGAAAACGCCGTCGCCAAGGGTGCCGGCGAGCTCGGCGGGCAGACGTTCGAGGAGATCGTTTACGAAGGCTACGGCCCCAATGGCGTCGCCATCCTCCTCGAAATCCTAACCGACAACCGCAACCGCACCGCCGGCGAAATCCGCAACCTCTTCGACCGCAACGGCGGCAACCTCGCCACTTCCGGCTCCGTCGCGTTCCAGTTCCAGAAGAAGGGCATCATCGCCGTCGAGACCGACAAGGCCGAGGAAGAACAACTCATGGAGCTCGCCCTCGAAGCCGGTGCCGAGGACGTGGTGAACGAAGGCGAGATTTACGAGATTGTCACCGAGCCGAGCGCGTACGTCCCGGTCAAGGACGCCCTCGCTGCGGCCGACATCGAAGTCGCCGACGCCGAACTGAAAAACGTCCCCGACACCACCGTCGAACTCGACATCGAGAGTGCCAAGAAAGTCGTCAAGCTCATCGACCTTTTCGACGACCAGGATGACGTGCAGACCGTGAGTCACAACGCCGAGATTCCCGAGGAAGCGCTGGCGAGCTAGTCGGCGGTGTTTTCGGTCAACTCCGTGATTCGTGCGTTGATCTCCGCCACGCGATCCTGCCCAAGCCTTTCCGGTTCAGCGTCGTCGTACTGCTCGTTGATCTCCAGCACCGCCTCGTATTGCTCGATCGCACCGGCGTTGTCACCGAAGGCACGTAGTTCGTCCGCAAGGTCGAGGCGGATGCGAATCTCTTGCGGGTTGAGTTCGACGGCCCGTGTCAGGTCGGCGATGATCCGCACCACCTGCGGCTCCGACATGCGTCGCTCGAGCTCGGCCCGGCGTTGGTAGTACCCGAACTTTTCGCCACGCTCGGCGATGGCCCGATCGAGCGTGTCCATGACCAACACCGGATCGCGGCCGGCATAAATCAAAGCATTCCCCTTGCGGATGAGCAGGTCCGGGTCGCCGACGGGCATGACGTCGAAGGCGTGGTCGTACTCAGGTACAGCGGCGTCGAACCGACCCTCACGCACCATGCCATCGGCGATGTCCGCGTGCCACTGGCCGTGGACGATCGGGAAGACGTACGCGATCCCCGCCGCGATGAGCAGCAGGTACGCCAGTCCAGTAAAGCCCAGTGCCGCCATCGTGCGCATCGGCTTGCCCGCGACGCTCGGCGTCCGCACGCCGACCAGCGCCCCGACCAGCAACACCCACACGAACAATGACCCCGGCTCGAACAGTGCCACGTCGAGAAGCGACTGCACGAAGAACACGCCCACCGCCACCGCCACGCCCCCGGCCAGCAGTGGGGCGGGCCGGTTGTCGGCGTCGATCTTGTCGACCGCGAGCACCGCCCCGACGATCAGCCCGATCACCAGCGCCGCGAAAAAGATCGCCCGGTTGGCCGTCGTGAGCAGGACATAGTCGAACGGCATCCGCAGATCGACGACCGCGACAAAGCTGATGAGAAACGCCAGCGCCGGTGCGATCAGGAAGAAGCTGGCGAACGAGCGCGGGGTGCCGCTGCCGGTCGGCGCGGCGGCGGAGCGGGTGGTTTCCCACGCGAGCCGACCGAACCACGCCAACGCAAGCACCCCGCCGACGATGCCGAGCTCGACGGCGAAACGGACCAGAGTGTTGTGCGGGTCGCGGATCTCCTCGGCCGCGTTGGCCGGTCGATGCACGAGCCATGCGTCGCCGAAGTTGCCGAAACCCGTGCCGAAGATCGGCACCTGTGCGAACGCGCCGGCCGAGCCGACCCAGTAGTTCCAGCGGAACGCCAACGACGGGATCGGCACCAACCCCGCCGCGAGCAGCGCGAGCCCTGCCACGGTGGCGAGGGCGAAGACGACGAGCCCGACGGTGAACGCCGTGCCGTGCTGCTTGGACCAGCGCGGCGCGAACTGCCACACCGCTGCCAGGCCGATCGCCCCGAAGATCAAGCCGCCGAAGCCGGCCTTGCTTGAGGTGAGATACAGCAGCCAAAGCGCGACCGGGATCGCCAGCAGCGGCAGGGCGGCTAGGCCCGACGCGTCCTTGTCCTTGAAACGCTGAAGCGCTAATCCGCCGGCGATGATGCAGCCGAGCACGAGCGTCGCGCCGAAGGTGTTGGGCGAGGTGGAAAAGCCCTGCGGGGCGCCGCTGTTGATCCGGCGTTCGTACGCTTCTGCCTGCGGGCTGTCGGGTTCGAGTCCTTGGGCCGCGAGGAACTGCGCCCGCTGCTGTGCGAACTGCTCCTGCACGGCCGGCAGTTCGTCGACCTGAAATTGCACCCCACGCACGCAAAGCACGAACAGCACCGCGATCCCGACTGCCGCCGCCTGTCGGAAGCGCAGCCATGTGCGTACCAGCTGGTTTACGGCAAAGAGCAACGCCGCCGCCGCGACCCAGTGCGCCGACTCCGATGCCGCCACCAGCTTGTCGTCCGACCAGCCGACCGACAGGCACGTCCAAGCGACCAACGGCACCGCGAGCAACACGCCGAGCGTCGGCCGAAGCACGTACGTCGGATCCAGCACGCGCCGCGTGAGCACCAGCAACGCCGGCAGGCACGCGATGAAGTTGAGCACCGCCGTGACCGACGCATGCACCCCGCGTGGCGCCGCCACGTTCTCCGGCCCGAGCGGCACGACCTGCAACACGTCCCGCACCGACTCACTGACCGTCACCCGCGCGAGCACCACACCCACGGCCAGCACCCACGCGAACCGCGTCAGCCAGACCGCGTGAGCCGCAGCGATGCCCTTGGGTTGCTCATCGGTCACGCGACACCTCCACAATCCGTCATCCCGAGCGAAGCCGAGGGATCTAGCCCCGAACGCCCAGCGGCTGATGTTTGCGACCGGCGATCGAGGCTAGATCCTTCGACTGCGCTCAGGATGACATGGGGTTGCGTGGGCTTCATCGTCGATCTTCCGGCAGCGGGTGTTGTTCGAGCAGGGCGACGACGCCGAGGATGAGCCCGACCTGGCTCACGATCAAGGCCGCGGCGATGTGGCTTTGCACCTGCGGCAGAATGATCGCCGCGATGCTCGTGCAGGCGGCGACCAGGTACAAGCAGAGCACCGCAGTCCGCCGCGACATCCCGCGCGCGACCAGGCGATGGCTGAAGTGGTTGTTGTCGGCCTTGAACGGGCTCTTGCCACGGGCGATGCGGATCGTGCAGACCGTGACCATGTCGTACAACGGCAACGCCAGCACGAGCAACGGCGCGAGCACCGCGTACCACCGCGCCCCGAAGTCCGCGTCGGCCGGCAGGAACGTCGTCCGCACCGTCAACACGCCCAGAACGAACCCGATCACCAGCGACCCCGCGTCGCCCATGAAGATCGACGCCGGCGGGAAGTTGAATAGCAGAAACCCGACCAGCGCCCCGATGAGCAACGCGAGCGTCCCGGCGACGAACCACTGTGGCGGCTCAACGCTCATCGCCGCGACCAGCAGCGCCACACTGCACACCGTCGCGACGCCGGCCGAAAGCCCGTCCATGTTGTCGAGGAAGTTGAACGCGTTGGTGACGGCGGTGATCCAGAGCACGGTGAGCACGACGCTCGGCATGTAGCCGAGCGTCGTCAGCAGCCGCACGTCGAACAGTGCAACAAACGTCGCGGTGACGGCGATCTGCACGCCGAGCTTGAGAAACGCTCCGAGCGGCCGGCGGTCGTCAACGAGGCCAAGCATCATGAGGGCCGTGCAGCAGCTTAGGAAGCCGAAGGCGAGCGAGGTCTGTCGATTGACGCCGCCAAGCAGATGCGGGTCAATGCCCAAGTCCGCGAATGGGAGCAGGATCAGTCCGACCGACAACGGCAGCACGAGACCTGCGAAGATCCCGACCCCGCCGCCGAGGGGCGTCGACTTCTTATGACTGCGATGAGCACCGGGGTTGGCGACGAGCCCGTAGCACGGGGCGATCCGTTTCATCGCTGCGGTCGTGCCCGCCGAGATGGCGAGAGCGACGAGAAATGCGATGAGCAGGACGATCGGCACGGGGCCAGCAGTGTAGGGCGATCGGCATGATCACTTAAGTGACCATGCCTCGGGCGACCGTTCACAACACATACCGCACCCGGTTCACGATCCACTGCACGATCCGGTCACGCCACGGACGTTCGCGCCATTCGTCAGCGTCGATCTCTCGTGAAAATCGCATGTCGTGTTCAAAGAGCGTTTCCATCTGCTCGGCGAACTGCGGTGAGCGGACGACCGCGCTGGCTTCGAGGTTGAACTCGATGCTGCGATAGTCGAGGTTGGTCGAGCCGATGAGCGCGAGCCGGCCGTCGATCGTCATCGCCTTGGTGTGAAGCATCGCGCCTTGGCGTTCGAAGATGCGAACACCGGCATCGAGCAAGCGGTCGTAGAAGCTGCGGGCGGCGGTGATGAGGATGTTCGCGTCGGACCGCCCGGCGAGCATGAGGCGCACGTCGATGCCGCGTTTGCTCGCGTTGCAGAGTGCGACAA
The Planctomycetota bacterium genome window above contains:
- the nusA gene encoding transcription termination factor NusA, whose product is MNAELLRHVDGIARDKGIDKEAIYTDIEQAIASGLRKHFDVDDVAEFSVQLDRLDGKITAQRQGEPIPLETMGRIGAQTVKQVMIQLIRQDERGSIYDEYKDRVGTILTGAVARFEGSTMIVSLGRTEGIMPRSEQIPGEYHNDGDRIQALVTEVRDTPSAVKIILSRSHPEMIRKLFEREVPEVGERTIEIKALAREAGHRTKIAVTSIDSKVDAVGACVGVRGSRIRNIVDELGGEKIDIVRWNESSQVLISNALKPAEVAEVALCFELSRATVVVNEDQLSLAIGKRGQNVRLAARLTGWDIDIITPAEYEDNVARLERILRTVPEVTQDHVDKVIALGLIDVRDVEEVGEGPLMDEVEVDEDLAERMVDVCVEEAKIVAKEQAAKKAAEEAQRSMAQSVLLADPVTADEAGSEGAAPESTDEPAAEEPDPTGDDAPMAGPMEHVEGAAPEIVTHDETSFGTDRDDLSPEEQAIHAEHVNNDNDIDPSDDRVNNGGDKEFADEQSEEAALAEGRVEPPPAQN
- the infB gene encoding translation initiation factor IF-2, whose protein sequence is MAKAKGKRISDLAKELDIPSKAITAKLKDEGLSNTTGKAYTASATVPIGLEMTIRDWYKDPAALAEAQKSAGTKKKAAPKKKAAPKKVEAKAPAEDETVTTEAEVKQASPAVKVAAEGGSDEVAAADDGNVAVMDPPADAPVESFDTREETDGEKPGEPEVPAVAAEAPQADTPAGEAPAEETPAAAAEAPAPRNTDEPVVQPKISLASAADSQGPNVRPTITLENREAPTPAPQLTKLKPAEIQGPKVVREEAPEPDAGPRRRPAQRPGGGPSAGPGGTRFGPNAKTGGGVKSRVGAEEEEKKKAAGRSLSTRRRGDRRGEAMEKLREFTMADQIARRDALASAAASRAGFGRSVGKAARRGTSIRHEHDGPVTIHEPITVKSLSSATGLKGNQILRALMKNDIMTTINAGLETEVAEMVAMEFGLELDVIPAPTAEEKLAADFEKLELKNLQPCPPVVTILGHVDHGKTSLLDKIRNANVVAGESGGITQHTGAFTVFVDREGKKKEVTFIDTPGHQAFTAMRARGADMTDIVVLVVDAAQGVQPQTIESINHAKAADKPIVVAMNKIDLPDANPDMVLGQLASYGLNPAEWGGDTEIVRTSAETGEGIEQLLEILDLQAELMELTADPTVPVLGVVVEAEVRAGLGPTATVLVQQGTLKFGTPIIAGRAFGKIRTLRDSNNKNVKAAGPSMPVLIAGLNETPNAGDKVFGVESVKRAEEIAAEREQENREKELGGRNAVTLSNILGRMEDKEIATINLILKADVQGSIETLVDSIKNMGTDEVKVRILHSAVGAITESDIELANASEGIVIGFHVGIDEKARNLSDQRGVEVRAYKVIYEIFDDLKAAMSGLLEPEINEVYQGTVEIREVFKISRLGNIAGCFVTDGVIRRNDMFRLIRDGAPVVENLRLESLKRVKDDAREVKQGLECGIKIKNYDDIKIGDKLEGYIKEEVARTIE
- a CDS encoding DUF503 domain-containing protein is translated as MTLALLTLSFSIDHAYSLKDKRSAMKGFKEKLKHRFNVSVAETDFHDVWNRAELSVAMVGTDHGYVEGALQKVIDFASNHPDAQLDDHRTEYF
- the rbfA gene encoding 30S ribosome-binding factor RbfA; amino-acid sequence: MNNRRPEKLASYIREEVAGMIQRGLDDPRLEGVLVSVTRAKVSPDLAYADVYVSLLGADTRHTAAIEALKAAAGKFRGELGRGMRTRSVPVLRFQIDEQLKKEMQVLDLLRQAEREREERDQTESSSTARETTTD
- the hisG gene encoding ATP phosphoribosyltransferase, encoding MSSPLPDNVLRLGLPSGSMQSSTFELFNKAGYHISARDRSVFPGINDEQIKCILFRAQEMSRYVVDDIVDCGLTGYDWIVENGNADDVEEICELTYSRASSRPAKWVLCVPDESPIKKPEDLAGKLIATELVNTTKRYFEQKNIPVRVEFSWGTTEIKARIVDGIVDLTETGGSLRANNLRILDTLLESTIRFVASRKALGVPWKREKIENIAMLLEGAIRARSKSGLKLNCTADNKDKILGYLPALKSPTINETVDGGFAIEIIIDENLERDLIPRLKRDGATEIFSYPLNKIIP
- a CDS encoding YebC/PmpR family DNA-binding transcriptional regulator; this translates as MAGHSHWANIKHKKARVDAKRAKVWGKIAKKIMVAAKGGSDPTDNLALRYVIDEAKAANMPKGTIENAVAKGAGELGGQTFEEIVYEGYGPNGVAILLEILTDNRNRTAGEIRNLFDRNGGNLATSGSVAFQFQKKGIIAVETDKAEEEQLMELALEAGAEDVVNEGEIYEIVTEPSAYVPVKDALAAADIEVADAELKNVPDTTVELDIESAKKVVKLIDLFDDQDDVQTVSHNAEIPEEALAS
- a CDS encoding O-antigen ligase family protein, encoding MTDEQPKGIAAAHAVWLTRFAWVLAVGVVLARVTVSESVRDVLQVVPLGPENVAAPRGVHASVTAVLNFIACLPALLVLTRRVLDPTYVLRPTLGVLLAVPLVAWTCLSVGWSDDKLVAASESAHWVAAAALLFAVNQLVRTWLRFRQAAAVGIAVLFVLCVRGVQFQVDELPAVQEQFAQQRAQFLAAQGLEPDSPQAEAYERRINSGAPQGFSTSPNTFGATLVLGCIIAGGLALQRFKDKDASGLAALPLLAIPVALWLLYLTSSKAGFGGLIFGAIGLAAVWQFAPRWSKQHGTAFTVGLVVFALATVAGLALLAAGLVPIPSLAFRWNYWVGSAGAFAQVPIFGTGFGNFGDAWLVHRPANAAEEIRDPHNTLVRFAVELGIVGGVLALAWFGRLAWETTRSAAAPTGSGTPRSFASFFLIAPALAFLISFVAVVDLRMPFDYVLLTTANRAIFFAALVIGLIVGAVLAVDKIDADNRPAPLLAGGVAVAVGVFFVQSLLDVALFEPGSLFVWVLLVGALVGVRTPSVAGKPMRTMAALGFTGLAYLLLIAAGIAYVFPIVHGQWHADIADGMVREGRFDAAVPEYDHAFDVMPVGDPDLLIRKGNALIYAGRDPVLVMDTLDRAIAERGEKFGYYQRRAELERRMSEPQVVRIIADLTRAVELNPQEIRIRLDLADELRAFGDNAGAIEQYEAVLEINEQYDDAEPERLGQDRVAEINARITELTENTAD
- a CDS encoding MraY family glycosyltransferase, producing MPIVLLIAFLVALAISAGTTAAMKRIAPCYGLVANPGAHRSHKKSTPLGGGVGIFAGLVLPLSVGLILLPFADLGIDPHLLGGVNRQTSLAFGFLSCCTALMMLGLVDDRRPLGAFLKLGVQIAVTATFVALFDVRLLTTLGYMPSVVLTVLWITAVTNAFNFLDNMDGLSAGVATVCSVALLVAAMSVEPPQWFVAGTLALLIGALVGFLLFNFPPASIFMGDAGSLVIGFVLGVLTVRTTFLPADADFGARWYAVLAPLLVLALPLYDMVTVCTIRIARGKSPFKADNNHFSHRLVARGMSRRTAVLCLYLVAACTSIAAIILPQVQSHIAAALIVSQVGLILGVVALLEQHPLPEDRR